The proteins below are encoded in one region of Streptomyces cyanogenus:
- a CDS encoding 3-hydroxyacyl-CoA dehydrogenase NAD-binding domain-containing protein encodes MSTTAELLKQASELFPDEVVTSAHVRHFDLPAGAGRFALITLDNGLDHTKPTTFGPASLANLNTAVDQVEKEAADGEIVGVGITGKPFIFAVGADLKGVELLKEHEHALAIGKGGHEVFKRLAKLAVPTFAYYNGAAMGGGVEVGLHCTYRTVSKAIPAFSLPEVFLGLVPGWGGCTLLPNLIGADKAVSVIIENSLNQNKQLKGKQVFELGIADAIFEGADFLEQSLIWTAQVLKGDVKVERPVIDRGEAWDQAVAKGRFIADSKVHGAAPAAYRALDIIAAAKNEDLQQGFDAEDQALADLIMGGELRAGIYAFNLVQKRGKRPAGAPDKNLARPVTKVGVVGAGLMASQLALLFLRRLEVPVVLTDIDQERVDKGVGYVHAEIDKLLGKGRIHQDKANRLKALVTGVLDKAEGFADADFIIEAVFEEMGVKQKVFAEVEAVAPAHAILATNTSSLSVSEMASKLKHPERVVGFHFFNPVAVLPLLEIVRGEKTDDASLATAFAVAKKLKKTAVLVKDAPAFVVNRILTRFMGEIQNVIDEGTPVEVAEKAVEPLGLPMSPLVLLELVGPAIGLHVSETLHGAFPDRFKVSPNLKAVVEAGKRGFYVYDSGKPELDPEVAALLQQGDAVLTEEQVRARVLDAVAQEIGLMLDEGVVAEAQDIDLCLITGAGWPFHLGGITPYLDREGVSERVNGKRFLAPGVASVPA; translated from the coding sequence GTGAGCACCACCGCCGAGCTTCTGAAGCAGGCCTCCGAGCTGTTCCCCGACGAGGTCGTCACCAGTGCGCACGTACGCCACTTCGACCTCCCCGCCGGTGCCGGCCGCTTCGCGCTGATCACGCTGGACAACGGCCTGGACCACACCAAGCCGACCACCTTCGGCCCGGCCTCGCTGGCGAACCTGAACACCGCCGTCGACCAGGTCGAGAAGGAGGCCGCGGACGGCGAGATCGTCGGCGTCGGCATCACCGGCAAGCCGTTCATCTTCGCGGTCGGCGCCGACCTCAAGGGCGTCGAGCTGCTGAAGGAGCACGAGCACGCGCTCGCCATCGGCAAGGGCGGCCACGAGGTCTTCAAGCGCCTGGCGAAGCTGGCCGTCCCGACCTTCGCCTACTACAACGGCGCGGCGATGGGCGGCGGCGTCGAGGTCGGCCTGCACTGCACCTACCGGACCGTCTCCAAGGCGATCCCGGCGTTCTCGCTGCCCGAGGTCTTCCTCGGCCTGGTGCCCGGCTGGGGCGGCTGCACGCTGCTGCCCAACCTGATCGGCGCCGACAAGGCCGTCTCGGTCATCATCGAGAACTCGCTGAACCAGAACAAGCAGCTCAAGGGCAAGCAGGTCTTCGAGCTCGGCATCGCCGACGCGATCTTCGAGGGCGCCGACTTCCTGGAGCAGTCGCTGATCTGGACCGCCCAGGTGCTCAAGGGCGACGTCAAGGTCGAGCGTCCGGTGATCGACCGCGGCGAGGCCTGGGACCAGGCCGTCGCCAAGGGCCGGTTCATCGCGGACAGCAAGGTGCACGGGGCCGCTCCGGCCGCGTACCGCGCCCTGGACATCATCGCCGCGGCGAAGAACGAGGACCTCCAGCAGGGCTTCGACGCCGAGGACCAGGCCCTCGCGGACCTGATCATGGGTGGCGAACTGCGTGCCGGCATCTACGCGTTCAACCTGGTGCAGAAGCGCGGCAAGCGTCCCGCCGGCGCCCCGGACAAGAACCTGGCCCGCCCGGTCACCAAGGTCGGTGTCGTCGGCGCCGGTCTGATGGCCAGCCAGCTCGCGCTGCTCTTCCTGCGCCGCCTGGAGGTGCCGGTCGTGCTGACCGACATCGACCAGGAGCGCGTCGACAAGGGTGTGGGCTACGTCCACGCCGAGATCGACAAGCTGCTCGGCAAGGGCCGCATCCACCAGGACAAGGCCAACCGCCTCAAGGCGCTGGTCACCGGCGTCCTGGACAAGGCCGAGGGCTTCGCGGACGCCGACTTCATCATCGAAGCGGTGTTCGAGGAGATGGGTGTCAAGCAGAAGGTGTTCGCGGAGGTCGAGGCGGTCGCCCCGGCGCACGCGATCCTCGCGACCAACACCTCCTCGCTGTCGGTGTCGGAGATGGCGTCGAAGCTGAAGCACCCCGAGCGGGTCGTCGGCTTCCACTTCTTCAACCCGGTCGCGGTGCTGCCGCTGCTGGAGATCGTCCGCGGCGAGAAGACGGACGACGCCTCCCTGGCCACGGCCTTCGCCGTCGCCAAGAAGCTGAAGAAGACCGCGGTGCTGGTCAAGGACGCCCCGGCGTTCGTCGTGAACCGCATCCTGACCCGCTTCATGGGCGAGATCCAGAACGTCATCGACGAGGGCACCCCGGTCGAGGTCGCCGAGAAGGCCGTCGAGCCGCTCGGTCTGCCGATGTCTCCGCTGGTGCTGCTGGAGCTGGTCGGCCCGGCGATCGGTCTGCACGTCTCCGAGACGCTGCACGGCGCGTTCCCGGACCGCTTCAAGGTCTCCCCGAACCTCAAGGCGGTCGTGGAGGCGGGCAAGCGCGGCTTCTACGTCTACGACAGCGGCAAGCCGGAGCTGGACCCGGAGGTCGCCGCGCTGCTCCAGCAGGGCGATGCCGTCCTGACGGAGGAGCAGGTGCGCGCCCGCGTGCTGGACGCCGTCGCCCAGGAGATCGGGCTCATGCTCGACGAGGGCGTCGTCGCCGAGGCCCAGGACATCGACCTGTGCCTGATCACGGGTGCCGGCTGGCCCTTCCACCTGGGCGGCATCACGCCGTACCTGGACCGTGAGGGCGTGTCGGAGCGTGTGAACGGCAAGAGGTTCCTGGCGCCGGGCGTGGCCAGCGTTCCCGCGTAA
- a CDS encoding thiolase family protein, which translates to MPRTVRDVVFVDGVRTPFGKAGPKGIYHETRADDLVVKAIRELLRRNPGLDPKKIDEVAIAATTQIGDQGLTLGRTAGILAGLPQSVPGYSIDRMCAGALTAVTTTAGSIAFGAYDAVIAGGVEHMGRHPMGEGVDPNPRFVSEKLVDESALFMGMTAENLHDRYPQITKLRADEYAVRSQEKAAKAYANGKIQQDLVPISVRRSNPEAGETGWGLVTADEPMRPGTTLESLAGLKTPFRVHGRVTAGNAAGLNDGATASIIASEDFARENNLPVKMRLVSYAFAGVEPEVMGYGPIPATEKALAKAGLSISDIGLFEINEAFAVQVLAFLDHYGIADDDERVNQYGGAIAFGHPLASSGVRLMTQLARQFEEQPHVRYGLTTMCVGFGMGATVIWENPHFEGDK; encoded by the coding sequence GTGCCTCGTACCGTCAGGGACGTCGTCTTCGTCGACGGCGTCCGCACCCCGTTCGGCAAGGCGGGCCCGAAGGGCATCTACCACGAGACCCGTGCCGACGACCTCGTCGTGAAGGCGATCCGGGAGCTGCTGCGCCGCAACCCCGGTCTGGACCCGAAGAAGATCGACGAGGTCGCCATCGCCGCGACCACGCAGATCGGCGACCAGGGCCTGACCCTCGGCCGCACGGCCGGCATCCTCGCGGGCCTGCCGCAGTCCGTCCCCGGCTACTCGATCGACCGCATGTGCGCCGGCGCCCTGACCGCCGTCACCACCACCGCCGGTTCGATCGCCTTCGGTGCCTACGACGCCGTCATCGCCGGCGGTGTCGAGCACATGGGCCGCCACCCGATGGGCGAGGGCGTCGACCCGAACCCGCGGTTCGTGTCGGAGAAGCTGGTGGACGAGTCGGCCCTGTTCATGGGCATGACCGCGGAGAACCTGCACGACCGCTACCCGCAGATCACCAAGCTGCGTGCGGACGAGTACGCGGTGCGCTCGCAGGAGAAGGCCGCCAAGGCGTACGCCAACGGCAAGATCCAGCAGGACCTGGTGCCGATCTCGGTGCGCCGGAGCAACCCCGAGGCCGGCGAGACCGGCTGGGGTCTGGTCACCGCCGACGAGCCGATGCGCCCGGGTACGACCCTGGAGAGCCTGGCCGGCCTGAAGACGCCGTTCCGCGTGCACGGCCGGGTCACCGCGGGCAACGCCGCCGGTCTCAACGACGGTGCGACCGCCTCGATCATCGCCTCCGAGGACTTCGCCCGCGAGAACAACCTGCCGGTGAAGATGCGTCTGGTCTCGTACGCCTTCGCGGGCGTCGAGCCGGAGGTCATGGGCTACGGCCCGATCCCGGCCACGGAGAAGGCGCTCGCCAAGGCGGGCCTGTCCATCTCCGACATCGGCCTGTTCGAGATCAACGAGGCCTTCGCCGTGCAGGTGCTGGCCTTCCTCGACCACTACGGCATCGCCGACGACGACGAGCGCGTCAACCAGTACGGCGGCGCCATCGCCTTCGGCCACCCGCTGGCCTCCTCCGGCGTCCGCCTGATGACGCAGCTGGCCCGCCAGTTCGAGGAGCAGCCGCACGTCCGCTACGGCCTGACCACCATGTGCGTCGGCTTCGGCATGGGCGCGACGGTCATCTGGGAGAACCCGCACTTCGAGGGGGACAAGTGA
- a CDS encoding ribonuclease D has protein sequence MTDAQDTAADSSLRTTGGTPPDDAGSSVMGAPTPLLEPREGIPPVIADEAALARVIAAFAAGSGPVAVDAERASGYRYGQRAYLVQLRREGAGTALIDPVACPDLSGLGEALSGVEWVLHAATQDLPCLREIGMVPSRLFDTELAGRLAGFPRVGLGAMVEGVLGFVLEKGHSAVDWSTRPLPEPWLRYAALDVELLVDLRDALEKELDRQGKLEWALQEFDAIASAPPAEPRKDPWRRTSGMHKVRRRRQLAVVRELWETRDRIAQRRDVSPGKVLSDAAIVEAALALPGNVHALAALNGFGHRTGRRQLEQWQAAVDRAKALPDSALPQPGQPVTGPPPPRAWADKDPAAAARLSAARAGVTALAERLNMPQENVISPDTVRRVCWEPPKTVDARSVELALAGYGARPWQVELVTPVLVDALSAKGAQTP, from the coding sequence GTGACCGACGCCCAAGACACCGCAGCAGACAGCTCCCTGCGCACCACCGGAGGCACTCCTCCGGACGACGCCGGATCTTCTGTGATGGGGGCGCCGACTCCTCTGCTCGAACCGCGCGAGGGCATTCCGCCCGTGATCGCCGACGAGGCGGCCCTCGCCCGGGTGATCGCCGCCTTCGCCGCCGGCTCCGGCCCGGTCGCCGTGGACGCCGAGCGCGCCTCCGGCTACCGCTACGGCCAGCGCGCCTACCTGGTGCAGCTGCGCCGCGAGGGCGCCGGCACCGCCCTGATCGACCCGGTCGCCTGCCCCGACCTGTCCGGACTCGGCGAGGCCCTGTCCGGCGTCGAGTGGGTGCTGCACGCGGCCACCCAGGACCTGCCCTGCCTGCGCGAGATAGGCATGGTCCCGAGCCGCCTGTTCGACACCGAGCTGGCCGGCCGGCTCGCCGGGTTCCCCCGGGTCGGCCTCGGCGCCATGGTGGAGGGCGTCCTCGGCTTCGTCCTGGAGAAGGGCCACTCCGCCGTCGACTGGTCGACCCGGCCGCTGCCCGAGCCCTGGCTGCGCTACGCGGCGCTCGACGTCGAGCTGCTGGTCGACCTGCGGGACGCCCTGGAGAAGGAGCTGGACCGGCAGGGCAAGCTGGAGTGGGCGCTCCAGGAGTTCGACGCGATCGCGTCCGCGCCGCCGGCCGAGCCGCGCAAGGACCCCTGGCGCCGTACGTCCGGGATGCACAAGGTGCGCCGGCGCCGGCAGCTCGCGGTCGTGCGCGAGCTGTGGGAGACGCGGGACCGGATCGCACAGCGCCGGGACGTGTCGCCGGGGAAGGTGCTGAGCGACGCGGCCATCGTGGAGGCCGCGCTGGCCCTGCCGGGCAACGTCCACGCCCTCGCCGCACTCAACGGCTTCGGGCACCGGACGGGGCGGCGGCAGCTGGAGCAGTGGCAGGCCGCCGTCGACCGGGCCAAGGCCCTTCCCGACAGTGCGCTGCCGCAGCCTGGGCAGCCGGTGACCGGTCCGCCGCCGCCGCGTGCCTGGGCCGACAAGGATCCGGCCGCCGCGGCTCGGCTGTCCGCCGCCCGGGCCGGGGTGACGGCGCTGGCCGAGCGGCTCAACATGCCCCAGGAGAACGTGATCTCCCCGGACACGGTGCGGCGGGTCTGCTGGGAGCCGCCGAAGACCGTCGACGCCCGGTCCGTGGAGCTCGCGCTCGCCGGGTACGGCGCGCGGCCGTGGCAGGTGGAGCTGGTCACGCCGGTGCTGGTGGACGCGCTGTCGGCGAAGGGTGCCCAGACGCCGTAG
- a CDS encoding response regulator transcription factor — MSVLLEQPASLVAYRPNKPTAMVVVADPRVRSTVTRHLWALGVRDVIEASSIAEARPRIGNPRDICVADVHLPDGSGLTLLSETRAAGWPNGLALSAADDIGAVRNALAGGVKGYVVTGTRTNIGLPTRPGAAPLGAAARMHRRPPGAPSHPGGYRELSGREVEVLRLVAEGQSNKAIGVSMGLSALTVKSHLARIARKLGTGDRAGMVAVALRTGIIH, encoded by the coding sequence GTGTCCGTTCTCCTCGAGCAACCCGCAAGCCTGGTCGCCTACCGCCCGAACAAGCCGACCGCCATGGTGGTCGTGGCCGACCCGCGCGTCCGCTCCACCGTCACCCGCCACCTGTGGGCGCTCGGGGTGCGCGATGTCATCGAGGCCTCGTCCATCGCGGAGGCTCGTCCCCGCATCGGCAACCCGCGCGACATCTGCGTCGCCGACGTCCACCTCCCCGACGGCTCCGGCCTCACCCTGCTGTCCGAGACCCGCGCCGCGGGCTGGCCCAACGGACTCGCGCTGTCCGCCGCCGACGACATCGGCGCGGTCCGCAACGCGCTGGCCGGCGGTGTCAAGGGCTACGTCGTCACCGGCACCCGCACCAACATCGGGCTCCCCACCCGCCCCGGTGCCGCTCCCCTCGGCGCCGCCGCCCGTATGCACCGCCGCCCCCCGGGTGCCCCGAGCCACCCGGGCGGCTACCGGGAGCTGTCCGGACGCGAGGTCGAGGTGCTGCGGCTGGTCGCGGAGGGCCAGTCGAACAAGGCGATCGGCGTGTCCATGGGCCTGTCCGCCCTCACCGTGAAGAGCCACCTCGCCCGCATCGCCCGCAAGCTCGGCACGGGCGACCGGGCCGGCATGGTGGCCGTGGCCCTGCGCACGGGGATCATCCACTGA
- a CDS encoding DUF3000 domain-containing protein — MAAAHGRRSDSADGAGEVKDTEEADGHPGVPGPPAFRTAVEALRGSRLRPQVEVEPTPAPQRLAPYAYALEAVVVDGDQELADGRLVLLHDPAGHEAWRGTFRLVTLVRAELEPEMAADPLLPEVCWSWLTGALSARGLGYGEPSGTITRASSHYFGGLAERPAASQIEIRASWTPREGLGGVPDSAAHLAAWCDLLAQVAGLPPAGPGDASVVTLPQRRGPESR, encoded by the coding sequence ATGGCTGCGGCTCACGGACGAAGGTCGGACAGCGCTGATGGAGCGGGCGAAGTGAAGGACACCGAGGAGGCGGACGGGCACCCCGGTGTCCCGGGGCCGCCGGCTTTCCGCACCGCGGTGGAGGCCCTGCGCGGCAGCCGGCTGCGGCCCCAGGTCGAGGTGGAGCCGACGCCCGCCCCGCAGCGCCTGGCGCCGTACGCGTACGCGCTGGAGGCGGTGGTGGTCGACGGGGACCAGGAGCTGGCCGACGGGCGGCTGGTGCTGCTGCACGACCCGGCCGGGCACGAGGCCTGGCGGGGCACGTTCCGTCTGGTGACGCTGGTGCGGGCGGAGCTGGAGCCGGAGATGGCGGCCGATCCGCTGCTGCCCGAGGTGTGCTGGTCGTGGCTGACCGGGGCGCTGTCGGCGCGCGGGCTGGGCTACGGCGAGCCGAGCGGCACGATCACGCGCGCGAGCTCGCACTACTTCGGCGGTCTCGCCGAGCGGCCGGCCGCCTCGCAGATCGAGATCCGGGCGTCCTGGACGCCCCGGGAGGGCCTGGGCGGGGTGCCGGACAGCGCCGCCCACCTGGCCGCGTGGTGCGATCTGCTGGCGCAGGTCGCGGGGCTGCCGCCGGCCGGGCCGGGGGACGCTTCGGTGGTGACCCTGCCGCAGCGCAGGGGCCCGGAGTCCCGGTGA
- the hemE gene encoding uroporphyrinogen decarboxylase has protein sequence MTANDTPQPTATYDSAFLRACRREPVPHTPVWFMRQAGRSLPEYRKVREGVPMLESCMRPELVTEITLQPVRRHDVDAAIFFSDIVVPLKAIGLDLDIKPGVGPVVEQPIRTRADLARLRDLTPEDVPYVTEAIGLLTRELGATPLIGFAGAPFTLASYLVEGGPSRTYENAKAMMYGDPELWADLLDRLADITAAFLKVQIEAGASAVQLFDSWAGALAPADYRKSVMPASAKVFDAVAGYGVPRIHFGVGTGELLKLMGEAGADVVGVDWRVPLDEAARRVGPGKALQGNLDPTVLFTDKDTVAAQARQVLDAAAGLEGHVFNLGHGVMPNTDPDALTRLVEYVHTATAR, from the coding sequence GTGACCGCCAATGACACCCCGCAGCCGACAGCGACGTACGACAGCGCCTTCCTCAGGGCGTGCAGGCGCGAGCCCGTGCCGCACACCCCGGTGTGGTTCATGCGCCAGGCCGGCCGCTCCCTGCCCGAGTACCGCAAGGTGCGCGAGGGCGTCCCGATGCTCGAGTCCTGCATGCGGCCCGAGCTGGTCACCGAGATCACCCTGCAGCCGGTGCGCCGGCACGACGTGGACGCGGCGATCTTCTTCAGCGACATCGTCGTCCCGCTGAAGGCCATCGGCCTCGACCTCGACATCAAGCCCGGCGTCGGCCCGGTCGTCGAGCAGCCGATCCGCACCCGCGCCGACCTGGCCCGGCTGCGCGACCTCACCCCCGAGGACGTCCCCTACGTCACCGAGGCCATCGGCCTGCTCACCCGCGAACTGGGCGCCACCCCGCTCATCGGTTTCGCCGGCGCGCCGTTCACCCTCGCGAGCTACCTGGTCGAGGGCGGTCCCTCGCGCACGTACGAGAACGCCAAGGCGATGATGTACGGCGACCCCGAACTCTGGGCCGACCTGCTGGACCGGCTCGCCGACATCACGGCCGCGTTCCTGAAGGTCCAGATCGAGGCCGGCGCGAGCGCCGTCCAGCTCTTCGACTCCTGGGCCGGCGCGCTGGCCCCCGCCGACTACCGGAAGTCGGTCATGCCGGCCTCCGCGAAGGTCTTCGACGCCGTCGCCGGGTACGGCGTCCCGCGCATCCACTTCGGCGTCGGCACGGGTGAGCTGCTGAAGCTCATGGGCGAGGCCGGCGCGGACGTCGTCGGTGTCGACTGGCGCGTCCCGCTGGACGAGGCCGCCCGCCGCGTCGGCCCCGGCAAGGCGCTCCAGGGCAACCTGGACCCGACCGTCCTGTTCACCGACAAGGACACCGTCGCCGCCCAGGCCCGCCAGGTGCTCGACGCCGCCGCCGGCCTGGAGGGTCACGTCTTCAACCTCGGTCACGGCGTCATGCCGAACACCGACCCGGACGCGCTGACCCGGCTCGTGGAGTACGTCCACACCGCCACCGCGCGCTGA
- a CDS encoding rhomboid family intramembrane serine protease, with product MVIPVHDVNPARRTPWVTYALIAANVLVFLTMPGTAGAVSGGGELARLCDLQAFMDHYAAVPRELIHHQLPRLVPTGEVGLGPHGPGCVVAPPAYDKSPALSVFTAMFLHGGWLHLLGNMLFLLIFGNNVEDRMGHIRYFLFYVVCGYAAGYGFALLNDGSGDPLIGASGAIAGVLGAYLVLYPKARVWVLVPFLVFLPLRLPAWLVLGFWFGLQAVYSSGHGVSGAGTVAYAAHVVGFVAGMLLAWPLKPGTPPPPEPPGLLFGRRARPHYSW from the coding sequence GTGGTCATCCCCGTCCATGACGTGAACCCGGCGCGCCGCACACCCTGGGTGACGTACGCCCTGATCGCCGCCAACGTGCTGGTGTTCCTCACCATGCCCGGCACAGCCGGTGCCGTGTCCGGGGGCGGCGAGCTGGCCCGGCTGTGCGATCTGCAGGCGTTCATGGACCACTACGCGGCGGTCCCCCGGGAACTGATCCACCATCAGCTGCCCCGGCTCGTCCCGACCGGGGAGGTCGGTCTGGGCCCGCACGGCCCGGGCTGTGTCGTGGCACCGCCCGCCTACGACAAGTCCCCGGCGCTGTCGGTCTTCACCGCGATGTTCCTGCACGGCGGCTGGCTGCACCTGCTGGGCAACATGCTCTTCCTGCTGATCTTCGGCAACAACGTCGAGGACCGGATGGGCCACATCCGCTACTTCCTCTTCTACGTCGTCTGCGGCTACGCCGCCGGCTACGGCTTCGCGTTGCTCAACGACGGCTCCGGCGACCCGCTGATCGGCGCGTCCGGCGCGATCGCCGGGGTCCTGGGCGCCTATCTGGTGCTGTACCCGAAGGCCAGGGTGTGGGTGCTGGTGCCGTTCCTGGTCTTCCTGCCGCTGCGGCTGCCCGCCTGGCTGGTGCTGGGCTTCTGGTTCGGGCTGCAGGCGGTGTACTCGTCCGGGCACGGGGTGTCCGGCGCCGGCACGGTGGCGTACGCCGCGCACGTGGTCGGCTTCGTGGCGGGCATGCTGCTCGCCTGGCCGCTCAAGCCCGGCACGCCTCCCCCGCCGGAGCCGCCCGGCCTGCTGTTCGGCAGGCGCGCGCGGCCCCACTACTCCTGGTGA
- a CDS encoding FAD-dependent oxidoreductase, with translation MSMSEGRDGRERLVVIGGDAAGMSAASQARRLKGPEELEIVAFERGHFTSFSACGIPYWVGGEVPERDRLIARTPEEHRARGIDLRLRTEVTEIDVARQRVRARDVDSGAESWTPYDKLVIATGARPVRPELPGADAPGVHGVQTLDDGQALLDTLSGTRGRRAVVVGAGYIGVEMAEALINRGFEVTVVNRGREPMSTLDPDMGRLVHRAMEGLGITMVNDAEVTKLLTGEDGRVRAVATSDAEYPADVVILGIGVRPETTLARTAGLPLGAHGGLLTDLAMRVRGHENIWAGGDCVEVLNLVSGQEQYVPLGTHANKHGQVVGTNAGGGYATFPGVVGTAVSKVCDLEIARTGLREKDARRAGLRFETVTIESTSRAGYYPGAAPMTVKMLAESRTGRLLGVQIVGREGAAKRVDIAAVALTARMTVEQMTALDLGYAPPFSPVWDPVLVAARKAAAKVRAA, from the coding sequence ATGAGCATGAGCGAGGGGCGGGACGGCAGGGAACGGCTGGTCGTGATCGGCGGCGACGCCGCGGGCATGTCCGCGGCGTCGCAGGCACGGCGGCTGAAGGGGCCCGAGGAGCTGGAGATCGTGGCCTTCGAGCGCGGCCACTTCACCTCCTTCTCGGCGTGCGGCATCCCGTACTGGGTGGGCGGCGAGGTCCCCGAACGGGACCGGCTGATCGCCCGGACACCCGAGGAGCACCGCGCGCGCGGGATCGATCTGCGGCTGCGCACCGAGGTCACGGAGATCGACGTGGCCCGGCAGCGGGTACGCGCGCGTGACGTCGATTCCGGCGCCGAGTCCTGGACGCCGTACGACAAGCTCGTCATCGCCACCGGCGCCCGCCCGGTCCGCCCGGAGCTGCCGGGCGCCGACGCCCCGGGTGTCCACGGCGTGCAGACCCTCGACGACGGCCAGGCCCTGCTGGACACGCTGTCCGGCACGCGCGGCCGCAGGGCGGTGGTCGTGGGGGCGGGCTACATCGGCGTGGAGATGGCCGAGGCCCTGATCAACCGGGGCTTCGAGGTGACGGTCGTCAACCGCGGCCGGGAGCCGATGTCGACGCTCGACCCGGACATGGGCCGGCTGGTGCACCGGGCCATGGAGGGCCTCGGCATCACCATGGTGAACGACGCCGAGGTCACCAAGCTGCTCACCGGCGAGGACGGCAGGGTCCGCGCGGTGGCCACATCGGACGCCGAATACCCGGCGGACGTGGTGATCCTGGGCATCGGCGTCCGCCCGGAGACCACGCTCGCCCGGACGGCCGGGCTGCCGCTCGGCGCCCACGGCGGCCTGCTCACCGACCTGGCGATGCGGGTGCGCGGGCACGAGAACATCTGGGCGGGCGGCGACTGCGTGGAGGTGCTGAACCTGGTCTCCGGGCAGGAGCAGTACGTCCCGCTCGGCACCCACGCCAACAAGCACGGCCAGGTCGTCGGCACGAACGCCGGCGGCGGCTACGCCACCTTCCCCGGTGTCGTGGGCACGGCGGTCAGCAAGGTGTGCGACCTGGAGATCGCCCGCACCGGCCTGCGCGAGAAGGACGCCCGCCGTGCCGGCCTGCGCTTCGAGACGGTCACCATCGAGTCGACCAGCCGGGCCGGCTACTACCCCGGGGCCGCCCCCATGACGGTCAAGATGCTCGCCGAGTCCCGCACCGGGCGGCTGCTGGGCGTACAGATCGTCGGGAGGGAGGGTGCGGCGAAGCGGGTCGACATCGCGGCGGTGGCGCTCACCGCCCGGATGACGGTGGAGCAGATGACGGCCCTGGACCTGGGCTACGCCCCGCCGTTCTCACCGGTGTGGGACCCGGTACTGGTGGCGGCGAGAAAGGCGGCGGCGAAGGTACGGGCCGCCTAG
- a CDS encoding DUF4349 domain-containing protein: protein MRTPHTAPRLRTLSGVLLAASLALAGCSGADDTSGGSAKAASGSRAERAGALGGTADPGNGKTPHATPVLAPGAIIRTASLTLEVEDVPKALAAARTTAEEAGGFVGDETTSRDAGGHERTRVVLRVPTERYDEVLTGLQGTGRLVGRTAKAVDVSDQVVDVDSRIRSQRASVDRIRALMDRATKLSDVVALEGELSSRQADLEALLARQASLKDRTSLATVTLSLSKTPVKHASGDDTPGFTDALAGGWHAFAGMLRWIALALGAALPFAVLAALLALLWLRVVRPRLPRRAHRVPATTAPGPLPSARPAPDSAEETGRD from the coding sequence ATGCGCACACCACACACCGCACCTCGCCTCCGGACCCTGTCCGGGGTCCTGCTCGCCGCCTCCCTCGCGCTCGCCGGGTGCAGTGGCGCGGACGACACGAGCGGCGGTTCCGCCAAGGCCGCCTCCGGCAGCCGGGCCGAGCGGGCCGGCGCCCTCGGCGGCACGGCGGATCCCGGGAACGGGAAGACCCCGCACGCGACGCCCGTACTGGCCCCGGGCGCGATCATCCGCACCGCGTCCCTCACGCTGGAGGTCGAGGACGTGCCCAAGGCCTTGGCGGCGGCCCGCACGACCGCCGAGGAGGCGGGCGGCTTCGTCGGCGACGAGACGACGAGCCGGGACGCCGGCGGCCACGAGCGCACCCGGGTGGTGCTGCGCGTGCCCACCGAGCGGTACGACGAGGTCCTCACCGGACTCCAGGGCACGGGCCGGCTGGTCGGCCGCACGGCCAAGGCCGTCGACGTCAGCGACCAGGTCGTGGACGTGGACAGCCGGATCAGGTCGCAGCGGGCCAGCGTGGACCGGATCCGCGCGCTGATGGACAGGGCGACCAAGCTGAGCGACGTCGTCGCCTTGGAGGGCGAGCTGAGCAGCCGTCAGGCCGACCTGGAGGCGCTGCTGGCCCGGCAGGCGTCCCTGAAGGACCGCACGAGCCTGGCCACCGTCACCCTGTCCCTGTCGAAGACCCCGGTGAAGCACGCGTCCGGTGACGACACTCCGGGCTTCACGGACGCGCTGGCGGGCGGCTGGCACGCGTTCGCCGGCATGCTGCGCTGGATCGCGCTCGCGCTCGGTGCCGCCCTGCCGTTCGCGGTCCTCGCCGCGCTCCTGGCGCTGCTGTGGCTGCGGGTCGTAAGGCCCCGGCTGCCGCGCCGCGCGCACCGCGTGCCCGCGACGACCGCGCCCGGCCCGCTGCCGTCGGCCCGCCCGGCGCCGGACTCCGCCGAGGAGACCGGGCGGGACTGA